From the genome of Hymenobacter cellulosilyticus, one region includes:
- a CDS encoding polysaccharide deacetylase family protein, producing MHLHRLPEVMHRWLPNTIWRGPHAEPEHPTLYLTFDDGPIPEETPWVLEQLAQFNAKALFFCVGDNLQRHPDIALAALAAGHRLGNHTFHHLSGWSTPAATYYDDIARCQHALDAVQPADVVQYFRPPYGRITPALNRHLEPRYRIVMWDLLTCDYDKNYASEKCLRDALRLTRPGSVVVFHDSIKASRNLRYVLPRYLAHFAEQGYRFELL from the coding sequence ATGCATCTTCACCGTCTGCCCGAAGTAATGCACCGCTGGCTGCCCAACACCATCTGGCGCGGCCCGCACGCCGAGCCGGAGCATCCCACACTCTACCTGACCTTCGACGACGGTCCCATTCCGGAGGAAACGCCCTGGGTGCTGGAGCAGCTGGCCCAGTTCAACGCCAAAGCCCTGTTTTTCTGCGTGGGCGACAACCTGCAGCGTCACCCGGATATTGCCCTGGCCGCCCTGGCCGCCGGGCACCGACTCGGCAACCATACCTTCCACCACCTCAGCGGCTGGAGTACGCCGGCGGCCACATATTACGACGACATTGCCCGCTGCCAACACGCCCTCGACGCGGTGCAGCCCGCCGATGTAGTTCAGTATTTTCGCCCGCCCTACGGCCGTATTACGCCCGCCCTGAACCGCCACCTGGAGCCCCGGTACCGCATCGTTATGTGGGACTTGCTCACCTGCGACTACGACAAAAACTACGCCTCCGAAAAGTGCCTGCGCGACGCCCTGCGCCTGACGCGGCCGGGCTCGGTGGTAGTATTTCACGACAGTATCAAGGCCAGCCGCAACCTGCGCTACGTGCTGCCGCGCTACCTAGCCCACTTTGCCGAGCAGGGCTACCGCTTCGAGCTGCTTTAG